The sequence below is a genomic window from Sebastes fasciatus isolate fSebFas1 chromosome 11, fSebFas1.pri, whole genome shotgun sequence.
CTAAAAATGAACCTAGAATTAACCACTGAAAGGGTGTCCTATAAATCTATCAAAGCACTCGCAGATGTCCCGCGTTGTCTACAAACCGCTGCTCTACAGAGTGATCAAATGATGAGAAGCATTTCTTGTGGTCGATCTGCGAACAAAAGTGTGTCTATATTAccagagctgaaatgattagtcgattaattgattgacagacaaatcaataattaatcttttcagccatttttcaaGCAGAAAAGCCtaacatttgctgttttttaGATTCTCAAACATGAGGTTttaatgcttttctttgtcatatatgatagtAAATTTAATACATTTGGGTTTTGGGCtgcaatgattattttcattgtcgattaatcttttgaatattttctcaattaatcatttagttctttgatctataaaatgtcagaaaatggtgaaaaatgacaatcggtgtttcccaaagctcaaggtgacgtcctcaaatgtcttgttttgtccacaactgaaagatattcagtttactaccatagaggagtaaagaaagcagaaacaaaatcacatttaagaagctgtaatcagatcattgattttttttcccctttaaaaTTGACTCAAACCAATAaatctattatcaaaatagttagggattaatttaatagttgacaattaatcgattaatcgttgcagctctagtactgttggttacattaaaaaaaaaagacatatggagctattttctgacatcttgTAGACAAACCAATTGATCGAGAAAATCATCAgcacattaataaataatgaaaataatccctAATATCAACCAATGACATAATTTTGATTTCATGGGATTGTGCAACCTCAGCCTGACGTAGTGGTTCCTGTCCTACTCATCAGATTCTAACAAGACAAGATGTAACAGTTTGGAAACTCATGATGACGTAACCTCAGGTGTCTCTCCTCATAAATACAGCTGTATTTCAGAGGACACATGTGCCATTACATCATGCAGGTGTGCAGAGGACTGAGTcagagtctgagagaaaacacacCCAAGGGGGTGGGAGGCAGTTACTCATCCTAGTATCCGTGAGCACAGAGTGACGTAGCTATAATAGTTATAATACCAGAGTCTATCAAACATGTAGGGACCCGATATGCAATCTTTGTTGCATCTAATAAGTCACTTTTGTCCACACAAGGCCATTTCTTTACTGTTTGAGTTGACAATTCAAGGTTTCCACCGATGGATGACAAACTAAATCTTCAGTATgattcttttatttaaaaatagagGGCCATATATTCTTTGTGGGCCTTGAAAAACGTAAAGTCTGATCAAGTACTTCCCACTGAACTGAAATTACTCATACCATCCCACACTGATGCAGACAAAGGAGACAAATGGACAATGTGCACCTCCACATGGTTGAACTGCGCAAGTACAACAAATTACAGCATAAAGCAACCTGAACACTGAAGCTCGAAACAAAAGGCAAAAGTTAAACAGAGCTCAGACTGAACGTTTGGTTTCAAATTATTCAAGTTTGTCGAACACAACGGCACCGTAAAAGACCCACAAGTCAGTGGACTGAGCTGAAGATTCAGAtccttttatttttcaaacaattGAGAGAtgttaaacactgaacaaatAAAGATGCCCCCAGTCAAAACTCCAGAAAACAGATTCTTATCAACCAGTTGTAGCACTTTTCCTTTATTGCCAGCTGCGTTGTTGTGCAGTTTTCTCATTGTCTGCAGCTTCACCCTCTCTAGATCAGTGTGTACAAAAAGTAACAGAAACGGTGCATATACCAGCGTCATGTCGGGTCGTGGGGTATGCAATTCTCGCACAGACGCCCAGCTCCACGGACAGGCGTGTTTTCTGCGGAAAGCAAATCCAGATTTACCAAGGCACATTGGTAGGGATGAATGACTGAAAGAATGAATGGGCAGAGGCTGCGCAGAAGCCAATCTTAATTTAAGTCATGTGAGAAAAAGTTGTAATGACTGATGTGTGTAAAGGGAAATCAAAATTAAGTATTAGTTGTCACATGGGAAATGCCGAGAATATCTGATGCACAcggctctctctctttctctcccttttaTGTTTGCTGTATtggaaaatgtaaagaaatgctCCTCAAACAGCATCCTAAACTCTCATAAGCAGCTAATGCGTCTTAAACTCTGAATAAACTGTGGGCAAATAGATTGTTTTGAGCGTCAGTCACTATTCACATTTGATTTAAGTCAGGGATGAAGAGAGCAACAAGTTGTCAACTTATGAACAAGCACATAAGAGGTGTCAATCCTGTACATTCACTAAGGCTGTTTAACTCTGAACAATATTGTGATGGAATTACAGAAGGCAAACAATATCTAAAGGAAAAGAAACAAAGTGAGTCCCAGTATTCAAACATTTCCTTATTTTTGTCTCTAAAATGCAATTATGGATCAGCACCATCCGATTTCACATTCTTTAATATTTTAAGCTTTGGAGAGAATTCGAGTGAGGCGTGAGTTTTTCCACTTGAGttgaattcattttaaattagcACCACACTATTTTGATGAAAACCATTTTGAAACCAAATGATTTTTCTGAATAAATTTCCTCTTGAGACTTGAGATGGGAGTACAGGAGCGATGTGATGAGAACAGAGAGAGTGAAAGTAGCTGAAGGGTGTAGTATGGAATGTTAATGACCAAATGCATTGGCCAGTCTTAAAGAAAGACCacgcaaaaaacaacaacatttgtaTGCCCCTTTAACGTTGAACGTCTGTTTGAATGAACGTCCCATAAGTGAACTGGTCAAAATAAATAGATGTATACATGATAAGAAATTTATAATTTACTCTTTATATCTCACATAAAGCTTCTTGTAACTGCCAAATATGATCCAGCGTTCATACTCTGGACATGTTCGGCTCTACCTGTGCTAGATGAACTCTATCAACACCTTTCTGGGCACCAACATGGCGGTCTGGACAGGACGGCTAAACCCCAGACTTTCCTCAAATTTAACCCTAGATTGTAATTCCTCATTAGAAAAcagaaggtaaaaaaaagaaaacggtATCGTCCCAGTGAGCCTGAAATAGAGGTATGATCCAGAACATCAAAAATTCACATCATAACACCATTTCCAGTTGTCTGGGATAATTCTGTCCTCTCTTTCTTGCCTTCAGTGTTAGTAGCAGCACTCTGCAACAAGGGCCTCCTCATTCCTGTGGCTttcagtttgaaaaataaaacagaaacagcCCTTGGTATTACAAACTTAACTATTCTTTTAATCTTTACTCTTTACTCTTTTTATACCAAAATCTCATTAGATCATCACAGAACGAGGAAAAGGCATGGGGGCGGGAGTTTAGCAGGCCTGGCTTTTGCCTAACTCACAGTGGACAAACAAAATCACAAAGTATCTCGTCTCTGCGGGGAAACAAGGAAAGGAGTGGAAAAGGACAGCAACCTTCCCAAACCCCTCAGTCTAGGCAAACATATGGCAGGATGTTCAATTTGCTTTCATCCCCATGAGGGTCCAATGATATGCACTCTGTCCAATCATACCAGGTGCCCTTGGTGTCATAACAACCGTTCACCCCCGGCCAATGCTGTGTGTGTACCCTGTCCAGGTCCCCGTCTGTCACCTCCCGGCTCAAGCCCGGTAAATCCCCTACTGAGCTGTCCGTCTGCAGAACATGTATCTTCCGCGAGTCCTTGATCTCCTGTTCTTCCCTTTTCAGATACTGAGACATGAAAAAGTGTGCACTAGGGGCATGGACCCCAGAGGAGGTGAGCACATTACTCTGAAGGTTCAAGTAGGACTGGATGATTTCATTTCTGGACAGCTCCTTCCAGTTTGTTTGGTGGAAAGGGTTAGGGCTGGGACCTGGGGCTGGGGCTGGGGCCAGGGCTGGGATTGGGGCTGGAACTGGGGTTAGGGCTGGGACAGCAGGCTGTTGTACAGTGCTTTCAGTTCTCTGCCTAGACTCAGCGGGGTCAGGAGTGGGGGCTTCCTCTGTTTGAGAAGGTTCTTTATGTACCAGAGGTTTGATCTGACCAGTGACAGGGTCAAATGTTAATCTGCGTTCTTTTAATCGTACAGGTTTAGTCGTGTCCTCTATTTTCTGGCCATCTAGGTTGACAGAGTAGTCTCTTGGCCTGTACTTCCTGGGAACCTTTGTCCCGTCAGTGTCATCAGACACAGACGTGGCTCCCTCAGATGTCGGTCTGTGTTGTTTTGAGTTGTGTTTGGGGTGAGAGGGTGAAGGGGAGACTGATGGGGATTCCAGTGTTGAAGATATGTCTTGTGGTGGGCAATGAGAGGGGACTTCTGACGAACTGGCCCAGTGCATTGAAGACCTTTGAGAAGAATGTGGCAGCTTGTCAGCGTAAGATGTTTGGGCTGGATTGGATACAGGCTGGGACAAAGACAACGGGGAATCTCTAGAGGAAGGGCTTGGGATAGGTGTTGCTTTCGGTGCATATGCTGAAGAGCGCTTGGTCACTGTGTCTTGCTTCATGCTCCTTGGACTGGTGGTGAGGCCACGGGGACTTTTGGCTTGATAgtacccccctcctcctccttcatccaATCTGGTCTGTTGCTGCATCACAGCAACCTTGATCATAGAGGAAGTGCTAGGTGGTTTGGCCACTCCAGGGGAGCTGGGGCGAGGCTTGACGGCATTAACCGGAATTCTGTTGATTTTATCATTATCAAGGTGCTCTATCCGAGATCGGTCAGGAGACGGGACGACTTGCTGGTCAGGCAGGGCATCAGGACTGCCTGCAATCCCATTGGTGGGTGGTGGGGAAACAGAGTTATCAAACGAAGACATCTTGGAGATTTTTTCTGGTAAGTGCACTCCACTGTCTCTGAGCTCTGCTCGCCGTTTGCGGCTGCCGGATTTCTCAGCTTTTGGCGAGTATGTGTTGTGAACATCGTTTCTGATTTTGACTTCAGGGACACCCTTCCCTGACACAGACATGTCAGGAGGAGAGGCATCTGTTCTGCAGGGATGAGAACTGCCATTGGTGGACCCAGGGGCGCTGGCAGCCACAGCCGGCCCAGGCTCAATCAGCTTTTGCCAGGTCCTTAAGAGTTTCTTAGCACGCTTCGCAAGGTCTTCATTCTTGGTCTTCTTCCTTACATCATTGATCAATTTTCCTAGTCGAGTATCCTGCATAAAATAATGTGTGAGAGTTAGAAACAAACTGAGCAACATCATTTCTACATAAAGTAGTAGCTCACATAAAAATCTTACCTCAAGTGCTTCTTTGGTGATAGGATACTTTTCAAGACAGGTAATTACCTCCAATACAGCCACCATATTGCATATCTGCGAGGGACAAACAGACATTTTGTATTACTTCACCTGCATTGTTGCTCAAACACAAAGTGATTATTTAGTGGTAACCAGTGAAAGTCAGTGTTTAACTTAAATTGTAATCAGATATCCTGATATATAGAAGAAGATTTATCAAGACGAGACAAGacattcctttattagtcccgc
It includes:
- the crsp7 gene encoding mediator of RNA polymerase II transcription subunit 26 isoform X1; this encodes MTTTVSASPQQMRDRLLQAVDSNSNICNMVAVLEVITCLEKYPITKEALEDTRLGKLINDVRKKTKNEDLAKRAKKLLRTWQKLIEPGPAVAASAPGSTNGSSHPCRTDASPPDMSVSGKGVPEVKIRNDVHNTYSPKAEKSGSRKRRAELRDSGVHLPEKISKMSSFDNSVSPPPTNGIAGSPDALPDQQVVPSPDRSRIEHLDNDKINRIPVNAVKPRPSSPGVAKPPSTSSMIKVAVMQQQTRLDEGGGGGYYQAKSPRGLTTSPRSMKQDTVTKRSSAYAPKATPIPSPSSRDSPLSLSQPVSNPAQTSYADKLPHSSQRSSMHWASSSEVPSHCPPQDISSTLESPSVSPSPSHPKHNSKQHRPTSEGATSVSDDTDGTKVPRKYRPRDYSVNLDGQKIEDTTKPVRLKERRLTFDPVTGQIKPLVHKEPSQTEEAPTPDPAESRQRTESTVQQPAVPALTPVPAPIPALAPAPAPGPSPNPFHQTNWKELSRNEIIQSYLNLQSNVLTSSGVHAPSAHFFMSQYLKREEQEIKDSRKIHVLQTDSSVGDLPGLSREVTDGDLDRVHTQHWPGVNGCYDTKGTWYDWTECISLDPHGDESKLNILPYVCLD
- the crsp7 gene encoding mediator of RNA polymerase II transcription subunit 26 isoform X2 — protein: MVAVLEVITCLEKYPITKEALEDTRLGKLINDVRKKTKNEDLAKRAKKLLRTWQKLIEPGPAVAASAPGSTNGSSHPCRTDASPPDMSVSGKGVPEVKIRNDVHNTYSPKAEKSGSRKRRAELRDSGVHLPEKISKMSSFDNSVSPPPTNGIAGSPDALPDQQVVPSPDRSRIEHLDNDKINRIPVNAVKPRPSSPGVAKPPSTSSMIKVAVMQQQTRLDEGGGGGYYQAKSPRGLTTSPRSMKQDTVTKRSSAYAPKATPIPSPSSRDSPLSLSQPVSNPAQTSYADKLPHSSQRSSMHWASSSEVPSHCPPQDISSTLESPSVSPSPSHPKHNSKQHRPTSEGATSVSDDTDGTKVPRKYRPRDYSVNLDGQKIEDTTKPVRLKERRLTFDPVTGQIKPLVHKEPSQTEEAPTPDPAESRQRTESTVQQPAVPALTPVPAPIPALAPAPAPGPSPNPFHQTNWKELSRNEIIQSYLNLQSNVLTSSGVHAPSAHFFMSQYLKREEQEIKDSRKIHVLQTDSSVGDLPGLSREVTDGDLDRVHTQHWPGVNGCYDTKGTWYDWTECISLDPHGDESKLNILPYVCLD